The Microterricola viridarii genome segment CGTGAACGGCATGGCGCGCTTGCCCGTTCCCTGCAGCTTCGAGGTGAGTGCCTTGCGCTCCTCGACGCTCATGACGCTCATCCGCAGCTCGGCGTTGCCGGGGCCGACGACGCCCTCCAGGGCGGTGCGGGCGTCATCTTCGATGCGACGGGCGGCCGGGCAGCCGACGATCGTCAGCTTGATGACGGCGTGCGCGTGCCCGGCGTCGTCGAGCGAGACCTCGCCGACCATGTCGAGCTCGGTGATGGGGCGGCGGATCTCGGGGTCTATGACGCGGGCGAGCGCCTGCAGCAGAAGGTCCGTGTTGGCGGCCCCGGTGTTGCCGGCATTAGGGCTTGCCGACACTCGGGGCCCCGTTCTCGTACTCGGCCTTCGCCGCCGCCGACTCCCGCTCGTCCAACTGCTCAAGCAGGCTGCGCAGCTCGGCGCGGATGAAGTCCTTCGACGCCATGTCGGAGATGGACAGGCGCAGTGCCACCACCTCGCGGGCAAGGTACTCTGTGTCGGCGAGGTTGCGCTCCGCACGCTGGCGGTCCTGCTCGATCTGCACGCGGTCGCGGTCGTCTTGGCGGTTCTGCGCGAGCAGGATCATCGGGGCGGCGTAGGAGGCCTGCAGCGAGAGGATCAGGGTGAGCGCGGTGA includes the following:
- a CDS encoding DUF1003 domain-containing protein translates to MARANKSDIRLDTPRGLRGPAISARDKAASRDRFGRFTEAIARGMGTPGFLLGLSLFCVAWLGFNTWGPEEWRFDSAAIGFTALTLILSLQASYAAPMILLAQNRQDDRDRVQIEQDRQRAERNLADTEYLAREVVALRLSISDMASKDFIRAELRSLLEQLDERESAAAKAEYENGAPSVGKP